A genome region from Streptomyces sp. S4.7 includes the following:
- a CDS encoding VOC family protein, translated as MSDYYNAFETSPVPAPGPDAVPPEPFRGIYGMPAFVTIPTGDLTASVDFWTRGLGFFELFGIPGKVVHLRRWAFQDVLLVPAESVPERAPAISFSFACVLSQVDSLVEDCRALRHDCVDGPRDTPWNTRDVVVTTPENARIVFTAAKPFDPASQEARNLAAFGITPPAVGRDDNGDHA; from the coding sequence ATGAGCGACTACTACAACGCGTTCGAGACGAGTCCCGTGCCCGCTCCCGGTCCGGACGCGGTCCCGCCGGAGCCGTTCCGCGGCATCTACGGAATGCCCGCGTTCGTGACCATCCCCACCGGCGATCTGACGGCCTCGGTGGACTTCTGGACCCGTGGTCTCGGGTTCTTCGAGCTGTTCGGCATCCCCGGCAAGGTCGTGCATCTGCGCCGATGGGCGTTCCAGGACGTACTCCTCGTCCCCGCGGAGAGCGTTCCGGAGCGGGCACCGGCGATCAGCTTCAGCTTCGCGTGCGTGCTCAGCCAGGTGGATTCTCTCGTGGAGGACTGCCGTGCGCTGCGCCATGACTGCGTCGACGGTCCGCGGGACACCCCCTGGAACACCCGCGACGTGGTGGTGACCACCCCCGAGAACGCCCGGATCGTCTTCACCGCGGCGAAGCCCTTCGATCCGGCCAGTCAGGAGGCCCGGAACCTCGCGGCCTTCGGGATCACCCCGCCGGCCGTGGGTCGCGACGACAATGGGGACCATGCGTGA
- a CDS encoding MerR family transcriptional regulator: MRDATDAGVYGDGDGDGDGDGDGLTVGQVSSRLGVTVRALHHWDEIGLARPSLRTAAGYRLYTAVDLERLHRIVVYRETGLALDSIRTVLDDSAAGVPGALRAQRTQITERIDRLQRLGAGLDRMIDAHERGLLLTVEQQAAIFGPRWNPDWPAEARERYGDTAQWLQYAERSASRGPEEWQAVADAVAGFERALGDAMDAGVTPGSPEANQLVERHREVFASYFPLTRQMQVCLGRRYEAEPAFAAHYDGVRPGLAAWFRRIVDASARAHGIDPDTTTWR; encoded by the coding sequence ATGCGTGATGCCACGGACGCCGGCGTGTACGGCGACGGCGACGGCGACGGCGACGGCGACGGCGACGGCCTGACCGTCGGTCAGGTCTCGTCGCGTCTGGGCGTGACGGTCCGCGCGCTGCACCACTGGGACGAGATCGGTCTGGCGCGACCGTCACTGCGCACGGCTGCCGGGTACCGGCTCTACACCGCCGTCGATCTGGAACGTCTGCACCGCATCGTCGTCTACCGCGAGACGGGTCTCGCCCTGGACAGTATCCGGACCGTCCTGGACGACTCGGCGGCGGGCGTGCCCGGTGCGCTGCGCGCGCAGCGCACACAGATCACCGAACGGATCGACCGCCTCCAGCGGCTCGGTGCCGGACTGGACCGGATGATCGACGCCCACGAGCGCGGTCTGCTGCTGACCGTCGAGCAGCAGGCCGCGATCTTCGGTCCCCGGTGGAACCCTGACTGGCCCGCCGAAGCCCGTGAGCGATACGGGGACACGGCGCAGTGGCTTCAGTACGCCGAACGCTCGGCCTCTCGCGGTCCGGAGGAGTGGCAGGCCGTCGCCGACGCCGTCGCCGGCTTCGAGCGCGCCCTCGGGGACGCGATGGACGCCGGCGTCACGCCCGGCAGCCCGGAGGCGAACCAACTCGTCGAACGCCACCGCGAGGTCTTCGCTTCCTACTTTCCCCTCACCAGGCAGATGCAGGTCTGTCTCGGCCGCAGGTACGAGGCCGAACCGGCGTTCGCCGCCCACTACGACGGCGTCCGCCCCGGCCTCGCCGCGTGGT